One window of Medicago truncatula cultivar Jemalong A17 chromosome 2, MtrunA17r5.0-ANR, whole genome shotgun sequence genomic DNA carries:
- the LOC11446068 gene encoding receptor-like protein kinase HSL1, whose amino-acid sequence MLPLLFFLLLLQPLTILSLNQEGLYLHQFKLSLDDPSSSLSTWNNNNPTPCTWSGITCDPTNTTVTKINLSNFNLAGPLQTSTLCRLTNLTTLILTNNLINQTLPLDISTCTSLTHLDLSNNLLIGTLPHTLTHLPNLRYLDLTANNFSGSIPTSFGTFPKLEVLSLVYNLLESSIPPSLANITSLKTLNLSFNPFLPSPIPPEFGNLTNLEVLWLSSCNLVGNIPHSFGKLKKLSVFDLSMNSLEGSIPSSIVEMTSLKQIEFYNNSFSGELPVGMSNLTSLRLIDISMNHIGGEIPDELCRLPLESLNLFENRFTGELPVSIADSPNLYELKVFENLLTGELPEKLGKNGPLIYFDVSNNKFSGRIPVSLCERGALEELLMIHNEFSGEIPGSLGECRTLTRVRLGFNKLSGEVPAGFWGLPHVYLLELVDNLFSGSIGKTIGGAGNLSQLTLTNNNFSGVIPEEIGLLENLQEFSGGNNRFNSSLPESIVNLHQLGILDLHKNNLSGELPKGIQSLKKLNELNLAGNEVGGKIPEEIGSMSVLNFLDLSNNRFWGNVPVSLQNLKLNQMNLSYNMLSGEIPPLMAKDMYRDSFIGNPGLCGDLKGLCDVKGEGKSKNFVWLLRTIFIVAALVLVFGLIWFYFKYMNIKKARSIDKTKWTLMSFHKLGFGEDEVLNCLDEDNVIGSGSSGKVYKVVLRNGEAVAVKKIWGGVRMETESGDVEKNRFQDDAFDAEVETLGKIRHKNIVKLWCCCTTRDCKLLVYEYMPNGSLGDLLHSNKGGLLDWPTRYKIALASAEGLSYLHHDCVPPIVHRDVKSNNILLDEDFSARVADFGVAKAVESNGKGTKSMSVIAGSCGYIAPEYAYTLRVNEKSDTYSFGVVILELVTGRKPIDPEFGEKDLVMWACNTLDQKGVDHVLDSRLDSFYKEEICKVLNIGLMCTSPLPINRPAMRRVVKMLLEVGPESQTKSSQKDGKLSPYYYDDGSDHGSVA is encoded by the exons ATGCTTCCTCTTCttttcttccttctccttctcCAACCACTAACCATTCTCTCTCTCAACCAAGAAGGTCTCTACCTACACCAATTCAAACTCTCCTTAGACGATCCATCCTCTTCCTTATCCACATGGAACAACAACAACCCAACACCTTGTACCTGGTCAGGCATAACCTGCGACCCAACAAACACAACTGTAACAAAAATCAACCTCTCAAACTTCAACCTAGCTGGTCCATTACAAACCTCAACTCTCTGTCGTCTCACAAACTTAACCACCCTTATCCTAACAAACAACTTAATAAACCAAACACTTCCTTTAGATATTTCTACTTGCACCTCCCTTACTCACTTAGACCTCTCTAACAATCTCCTCATTGGCACACTCCCACATACACTAACACACCTCCCTAACCTCCGTTATCTTGATTTAACAGCAAACAACTTCTCAGGCTCAATCCCAACCTCATTCGGAACATTTCCCAAACTAGAAGTGCTTTCACTCGTTTACAATCTTCTAGAATCTTCTATTCCACCTTCCCTCGCAAACATTACCTCTTTGAAAACACTCAATCTGTCATTTAACCCCTTTCTACCTTCTCCGATCCCCCCGGAGTTCGGAAACCTAACTAACCTCGAAGTTCTATGGCTTAGTTCATGTAATCTTGTTGGTAATATTCCTCATTCGTTTGGAAAATTGAAGAAACTTAGTGTTTTTGATCTTTCTATGAATAGTCTTGAAGGTTCTATACCGAGTTCGATTGTTGAAATGACGAGTTTGAAGCAGATTGAGTTTTATAACAACTCGTTTTCCGGTGAATTACCGGTGGGAATGTCGAATCTTACTTCGTTGAGGTTGATTGATATTTCTATGAACCATATTGGTGGTGAAATTCCTGATGAGTTGTGTAGATTACCTCTTGAGAGTCTTAATTTGTTTGAGAATAGGTTTACCGGTGAGTTGCCGGTGAGTATAGCTGATTCTCCGAATCTTTATGAGTTAAAGGTTTTTGAGAATTTACTCACCGGTGAGTTACCGGAGAAGCTAGGGAAGAATGGTCcgttgatttattttgatgtttcGAATAATAAGTTTTCCGGTAGGATTCCGGTGAGTTTGTGTGAACGTGGCGCGTTGGAGGAACTTTTGATGATACATAATGAATTCTCTGGCGAGATTCCAGGGAGTTTAGGGGAGTGTCGGACATTGACGCGCGTTAGGTTGGGTTTTAATAAGTTGTCAGGTGAAGTTCCGGCGGGTTTTTGGGGTCTGCCGCATGTTTATCTTCTTGAGCTTGTTGATAACTTGTTTTCTGGTTCAATTGGTAAGACTATTGGTGGAGCTGGGAATTTGTCTCAGTTGACTTTGACGAATAATAATTTCTCTGGTGTGATTCCTGAAGAGATTGGATTGTTGGAAAATCTTCAGGAATTTTCGGGTGGTAATAACCGGTTTAATTCTTCATTGCCCGAGAGTATTGTGAATCTTCATCAGCTTGGGATTCTTGATCTTCACAAGAATAATCTTTCTGGGGAGCTTCCAAAAGGGATTCAATCTCTTAAGAAACTCAATGAGTTGAATTTGGCTGGTAATGAGGTTGGTGGGAAAATTCCTGAAGAAATTGGGAGTATGTCTGTGCTTAACTTTCTTGATCTTTCTAATAATCGATTTTGGGGAAATGTTCCGGTGAGTTTGCAGAACTTGAAACTCAATCAGATGAATTTGTCTTACAATATGCTTTCTGGAGAGATTCCACCTCTCATGGCTAAGGATATGTATAGGGATAGTTTTATTGGTAATCCTGGTTTGTGTGGAGATTTGAAAGGTTTGTGTGATGTCAAAGGGGAGGGTAAGAGTAAAAATTTTGTTTGGTTGCTTAGAACTATTTTCATAGTTGCAGCTTTAGTGTTAGtctttggtttgatttggttttacTTCAAGTACATGAATATCAAGAAAGCTAGATCCATTGATAAAACGAAATGGACATTGATGTCGTTTCATAAACTGGGTTTTGGTGAAGATGAGGTCTTGAATTGTCTTGATGAAGATAATGTCATAGGGAGTGGATCTTCCGGGAAAGTCTACAAGGTTGTGCTTCGCAACGGGGAAGCTGTTGCTGTGAAGAAGATATGGGGCGGAGTCAGAATGGAAACCGAGAGTGGAGATGTTGAAAAGAACCGATTTCAAGACGATGCTTTTGATGCAGAGGTTGAAACTTTGGGCAAGATTAGGCATAAGAACATTGTCAAGCTATGGTGTTGCTGTACCACTAGAGATTGCAAGCTATTGGTTTATGAGTATATGCCAAATGGTAGTCTTGGTGATTTGCTGCATAGCAATAAAGGAGGGTTGTTGGATTGGCCAACTAGGTATAAGATAGCTCTTGCTTCTGCAGAAGGCCTCTCTTATCTGCATCATGACTGTGTTCCTCCTATTGTTCATAGAGATGTTAAATCTAATAACATCTTGTTGGATGAAGACTTTAGTGCAAGGGTCGCAGATTTTGGGGTAGCTAAGGCGGTCGAATCCAATGGGAAAGGAACAAAGTCCATGTCTGTCATAGCTGGGTCTTGTGGGTATATCGCACCAG AATATGCATACACACTTAGAGTGAATGAGAAGAGTGACACATACAGTTTTGGTGTTGTTATCCTTGAGTTAGTCACTGGAAGGAAGCCTATAGATCCTGAATTTGGGGAAAAAGACTTGGTTATGTGGGCATGCAACACCTTGGATCAGAAAGGTGTTGACCATGTTCTTGACTCAAGGCTTGATTCTTTTTACAAAGAAGAAATTTGCAAGGTCCTGAATATTGGCCTAATGTGCACTAGTCCTCTTCCAATTAACCGGCCTGCAATGAGAAGAGTGGTGAAGATGTTACTAGAAGTAGGCCCAGAGAGCCAAACAAAGTCTTCCCAAAAAGATGGAAAGTTGTCCCCTTATTACTATGATGATGGATCAGATCATGGAAGTGTTGCTTAA
- the LOC11446070 gene encoding tRNA (adenine(58)-N(1))-methyltransferase catalytic subunit TRMT61A isoform X2 codes for MLLTSNPEKTIAFNRKIHDGNLVIVYVKHGNMKAVTVSEGSVFQNSLGAFKHSDWIGKPFGSKVFNNKGDFVYLLAPTPELWTLVLNHRTQILYIPDISFVIMYLEIVAGCLVLESGTGSGSLTTSLARAIAPNGHVYTFDFHEQRAASARDDFERIGLSSLISCGVRDIQGEGFPDELNELADSVFLDLPQPWLAIPSAAKMLKQDGTFCSFSPCIEQVQRSCDALQSCFTDIRTFEVLLRTYEVREVKTKSFHGDDNGSLPCKRRQCSDGNYVLSNPTSSVMARPCDEARGHTGYLTFARLKCFS; via the exons ATGTTATTGACTAGTAATCCTGAAAAAACAATAGCATTCAACCGAAAGATTCATGACGGCAATCTTGTTATTGTTTACGTAAAACATGGCAATATGAAAGCTGTAACAGTGTCTGAGGGTTCAGTCTTTCAGAACTCTTTAGGTGCTTTTAAACATTCTGATTGGATTGGAAAGCCTTTTGGCTCTAAAGTATTCAACAATAAGGGTGATTTTGTTTACTTGTTAGCTCCCACACCAGAATTATGGACTCTAGTGTTAAATCACAGGACTCAAATTCTCTATATTCCTGATATTAGTTTTGTTATCATGTACTTGGAAATTGTTGCTGGTTGTTTGGTTCTTGAATCTGGAACTGGTAGTGGATCTTTGACTACTTCACTTGCTAGGGCAATTGCGCCGAACGGACATGTTTATACATTtgattttcatgaacaaagagCGGCATCAGCTAG GGATGATTTTGAGAGAATAGGTTTAAGCAGTTTAATCAGTTGTGGAGTTAGGGACATTCAGGGTGAGGGATTTCCTGATGAATTAAATGAATTGGCTGATTCTGTATTTTTGGATCTACCTCAACCTTGGTTGGCTATTCCTTCAGCTGCAAAAATGCTTAAACAAGATGGCACATTTTGCTCGTTCTCTCCGTGTATCGAACAAGTACAACGATCATGTGATGCACTTCAGTCCTGCTTCACAG ATATAAGGACATTTGAGGTACTGTTACGCACATATGAAGTTCGAGAAGTGAAAACGAAAAGCTTTCATGGAGATGACAATGGTTCTCTTCCTTGCAAGAGAAGACAGTGTTCAGATGGAAACTATGTTCTCAGCAATCCTACTTCTTCTGTCATGGCTAGACCTTGTGATGAGGCTAGAGGACACACAGGCTATTTGACATTTGCAAGACTTAAATGCTTTTCATGA
- the LOC11446070 gene encoding tRNA (adenine(58)-N(1))-methyltransferase catalytic subunit TRMT61A isoform X1, whose protein sequence is MIMTYLTSLKLSCLSKHTLYILTHNHICNWLVDDIWFFFFTRLKNLKPFKMLLTSNPEKTIAFNRKIHDGNLVIVYVKHGNMKAVTVSEGSVFQNSLGAFKHSDWIGKPFGSKVFNNKGDFVYLLAPTPELWTLVLNHRTQILYIPDISFVIMYLEIVAGCLVLESGTGSGSLTTSLARAIAPNGHVYTFDFHEQRAASARDDFERIGLSSLISCGVRDIQGEGFPDELNELADSVFLDLPQPWLAIPSAAKMLKQDGTFCSFSPCIEQVQRSCDALQSCFTDIRTFEVLLRTYEVREVKTKSFHGDDNGSLPCKRRQCSDGNYVLSNPTSSVMARPCDEARGHTGYLTFARLKCFS, encoded by the exons atgataatgACTTACCTTACAAGCcttaaattaagttgtttatcgaAACATACCCTATATATACTCACACATAATCACATATGTAATTGGCTTGTGGATGACatatggtttttctttttcactaGGTTGAAAAATTTGAAGCCTTTCAAGATGTTATTGACTAGTAATCCTGAAAAAACAATAGCATTCAACCGAAAGATTCATGACGGCAATCTTGTTATTGTTTACGTAAAACATGGCAATATGAAAGCTGTAACAGTGTCTGAGGGTTCAGTCTTTCAGAACTCTTTAGGTGCTTTTAAACATTCTGATTGGATTGGAAAGCCTTTTGGCTCTAAAGTATTCAACAATAAGGGTGATTTTGTTTACTTGTTAGCTCCCACACCAGAATTATGGACTCTAGTGTTAAATCACAGGACTCAAATTCTCTATATTCCTGATATTAGTTTTGTTATCATGTACTTGGAAATTGTTGCTGGTTGTTTGGTTCTTGAATCTGGAACTGGTAGTGGATCTTTGACTACTTCACTTGCTAGGGCAATTGCGCCGAACGGACATGTTTATACATTtgattttcatgaacaaagagCGGCATCAGCTAG GGATGATTTTGAGAGAATAGGTTTAAGCAGTTTAATCAGTTGTGGAGTTAGGGACATTCAGGGTGAGGGATTTCCTGATGAATTAAATGAATTGGCTGATTCTGTATTTTTGGATCTACCTCAACCTTGGTTGGCTATTCCTTCAGCTGCAAAAATGCTTAAACAAGATGGCACATTTTGCTCGTTCTCTCCGTGTATCGAACAAGTACAACGATCATGTGATGCACTTCAGTCCTGCTTCACAG ATATAAGGACATTTGAGGTACTGTTACGCACATATGAAGTTCGAGAAGTGAAAACGAAAAGCTTTCATGGAGATGACAATGGTTCTCTTCCTTGCAAGAGAAGACAGTGTTCAGATGGAAACTATGTTCTCAGCAATCCTACTTCTTCTGTCATGGCTAGACCTTGTGATGAGGCTAGAGGACACACAGGCTATTTGACATTTGCAAGACTTAAATGCTTTTCATGA
- the LOC11441273 gene encoding serine/threonine-protein kinase-like protein ACR4: protein MNLGEHIAYDTVMAILSISLIILGIFLFFSCKKKPVESEETLPVKQIALLYPLTVIDIATNGFNHRRIIGKGRLGTVYAGKLENEELVAVKRIHSVLVLSNAGFGFSSVMKWLSLSQHPNVVPIIGFSEAPGERVILMEFVRMANLEFYLHENQDGGSSSLLDWNKRFKIAAGVAKGLQYLHEVVAPNIVHGCVKSSNVLIDVNFCAKISDYGLSFLGGVEKRGLVGYVDDEYWNEGIRGGSVCKENDVYGLGVILLELLSGRGCEGGLLVKWVLPLIKDMRFSEVLDPRLIIPSNMNAIIRLAKVASACVGNPRKCRPCVNHVMNILNDLEMEVCLLSN, encoded by the exons atgaaCCTTGGGGAACATATTGCTTATGACACAGTCATGGCTATTCTATCAATATCTCTCATAATTCTTGgtattttcctctttttttcttGCAAGAAGAAACCAGTTGAATCAGAAGAAACACTTCCAGTGAAACAAATTGCTCTTTTATACCCTTTAACAGTTATTGATATTGCTACAAATGGCTTCAACCATAGGAGAATCATTGGAAAAGGTCGTTTAGGAACAGTTTATGCTGGTAAACTCGAAAATGAAGAGCTTGTAGCTGTGAAACGCATTCATTCTGTTCTTGTGTTAAGCAACGCAGGTTTTGGTTTTTCATCTGTGATGAAATGGCTCTCTTTATCTCAACACCCTAACGTTGTTCCTATAATAGGATTCTCAGAAGCACCAG GTGAAAGAGTTATATTGATGGAGTTTGTTCGAATGGCGAATTTGGAATTTTACTTGCATGAGAATCAAGATGGTGGTTCTTCTTCACTTTTGGATTGGAACAAGAGGTTTAAGATTGCAGCTGGAGTAGCTAAAGGGCTACAATATCTTCATGAAGTGGTAGCACCAAATATTGTACATGGTTGTGTTAAATCTTCTAATGTTCttattgatgttaatttttgtgCTAAAATATCTGATTATGGACTTAGTTTTTTGGGGGGTGTAGAAAAGAGAGGGTTAGTTGGTTATGTGGATGATGAATATTGGAATGAAGGAATTAGGGGTGGTAGTGTTTGTAAGGAAAATGATGTTTATGGGTTAGGGGTGATTTTGTTGGAGCTTTTAAGTGGAAGAGGGTGTGAAGGTGGATTATTGGTAAAATGGGTTTTGCCTTTGATTAAGGATATGAGATTTAGTGAAGTTTTGGATCCTAGGTTGATTATTCCTTCTAATATGAATGCTATTATTAGATTAGCAAAAGTTGCTTCTGCTTGTGTTGGTAATCCAAGGAAATGTAGACCTTGTGTGAACCATGTGATGAACATTTTGAATGATTTAGAGATGGAAGTGTGTCTCTTATCAAATTGA